The following coding sequences are from one Triticum aestivum cultivar Chinese Spring chromosome 5A, IWGSC CS RefSeq v2.1, whole genome shotgun sequence window:
- the LOC123104535 gene encoding protein SHI RELATED SEQUENCE 1 encodes MAGFPLGTGGSGRDSSASPPGVHPSDASTFLYATRGGGFQLWGQPQDQQQLTHPFYAPNLIRFATDDLPAGAAQSLAGAASSSSSRGARAAALAGTGGGTSCQDCGNQAKKDCQHQRCRTCCKSRGFACSTHVKSTWVPASKRRERQQQLTALAASAAATTGGAGPSRDLTKRPRARLAATTPTTSSGDQQMVTVAERFPREVSSEAVFRCVRLGPVDQAEAELAYQTTVSIGGHVFKGILHDVGPSNAHAQLQAAAGGSGGGGGDYQFRLTGDVSPPSTGAEAGDAGGGNNHNIVVSSAVVMDPYPTPGLYGSFPATTPFFHGHPYQRQ; translated from the exons ATGGCGGGCTTCCCTCTAGGCACAGGAGGAAGCGGCCGCGACAGCTCCGCGTCGCCGCCCGGCGTGCACCCGTCCGACGCGTCCACCTTCCTCTACGCCACGCGCGGGGGCGGCTTCCAGCTATGGGGCCAGCCGCAGGACCAGCAGCAGCTCACGCACCCCTTCTACGCCCCCAACCTCATCCGCTTCGCCACCGATGACCTCCCCGCAGGCGCCGCGCAGTCGCTCGCCggcgcggcctcctcctcctcctcacgcggGGCGCGCGCTGCCGCCCTGGCCGGCACCGGCGGCGGCACCAGCTGCCAGGACTGCGGCAACCAGGCCAAGAAGGACTGCCAGCACCAGCGCTGCCGCACCTGCTGCAAGTCCCGGGGCTTCGCCTGCTCCACCCACGTCAAGTCCACCTGGGTTCCCGCCTCCAAGCGCCGCGAGCGCCAGCAGCAGCTCACCgcgctcgccgcctccgccgccgcgaccACGGGCGGGGCTGGCCCCTCACGCGACCTCACCAAGCGCCCCCGCGCTCGCCTCGCGGCCACCACGCCCACCACCTCCTCAG GGGATCAGCAGATGGTGACGGTGGCGGAGAGGTTCCCGCGGGAGGTGAGCTCGGAGGCGGTGTTCCGATGCGTGCGTCTCGGGCCGGTGGACCAGGCCGAGGCGGAGCTCGCGTACCAGACCACCGTCAGCATCGGCGGCCACGTGTTCAAGGGAATCCTCCACGACGTCGGCCCCAGCAACGCCCACGCCCAGCTGCAAGCTGCcgcaggaggcagcggcggcggaggcggcgactaCCAGTTCCGCCTGACCGGCGACGTGTCCCCGCCGAGCACGGGCGCGGAAGCGGGCGACGCAGGCGGCGGCAACAACCACAACATCGTCGTGTCATCGGCTGTGGTGATGGATCCGTACCCGACGCCCGGGCTCTACGGCTCGTTCCCGGCCACCACGCCCTTCTTCCACGGCCACCCCTACCAGAGACAGTGA